In Jaculus jaculus isolate mJacJac1 chromosome 2, mJacJac1.mat.Y.cur, whole genome shotgun sequence, the genomic window TTGACATCTGCTTAGCGCTGAGTAAACTCTGACGTTAGAGCTCTCCCCTTGCCCACAAAGCATATGATTTGTAAGTCTCCAGTTTATAAGCCAGGGAGTACAAGGGTCTGAGATGATTAATGGTTATCCCATGAATGGGTGCTCTGTGGGAAAATGAATTCCTCTTCAGACAGTTTCAACAGATATTTTCAAAAGCTATGTTGGCAAAAGGCTACTACATCTGTCAAACTGTTAGAAGTTTGGAGTCAACTTGACTTTTCTTTCTAACCCACATCCAAGTGATTCTACTTCAAAATGTGTCCTGAATTAAATGACTCCTCATCACCTCCCACACCACCTCCGAGGTTCACGTCACTGTAGAGGTGGCAAGACCCTTTGGGATCTGTGACAGCACTCCTAGTCCTATCCCtctatcccttctctctctctctctctctcatttttggtttttcgaggtagggtctcactgtggtccaggctgacctggaattcgctatgtagtctcagggtggcctcagactcaacggcagtcctcctacctctgcctcccaagtgcgtcACCATACACAGCTTCCATCCTGACTCTTTCTCGAACCCAGTGTAACTAGGCTGTTTGGGCCTAGAGGTCTCCACCCATGTGGCTTACTCCCTTGCTTGCTTCCTGCCCAAGTGCTTTCTTAGGAAAGAGGCCTTTCCTAACCTCTCTTTGAAGCAGGCTTAACACACATACTTTCTCTGATAATCACCTGACTTACTTATTATCATGTGCCCCATTATAAATGTATTTCTCTCCTATCATCTTTGATAGACTCTAATCTCCAGAGGAGGGACTTGTTTTGACAGCTAGAGTGTACCTATGCACAGTACGTAAGGGTCAATGCAAGAATGAGAAACTAAAAAAGTCACATGATGGTAATTTTCAAATTAATAGAAAATGGATTTTTATACATAGAGATgtacatttctcaatgaatatctTTCAATTTATTTCCCCAACTTAAAGAAAACTGGGGACTATGCTAGGTTCCAGTCAGCACCTATGAAACAAGCAAATAACGGTATGTGCAACAGCAGCTGCTCCAGAGTTGCCCTTCCCTGGTTTCTTCTACATGAGGTCTGGAGGCTTACCTTCGGAGCACACTGGAAATGCATTCCAGGAACGGGTAGAGTAGTGACATACATTGTAATACAACGATACAGGTATAAAGTTCCAATGATAAAAAAGAATCTGCGCCCCACTATtgacctgaaaaacaaaaagaagagaaaagcaggTTTATCAGTTGTCCGAATgtctttcataatttttattttattttattttattttagagacagtagCCTTGTCCTGAATCTCCTATGTAGCTCATTTTGGCTTTAAAATGAAAagccttttacctcagcctcctaaattacAGGACTACATGTATGAACCATCATGTTGGGCTTACCTGTCACTTCTGATGCAATTTAAACCGATCTGATTACATAATAACAAAGAGAATGGAATTAGCAAACAaacattagcaaaaaaaaaaaaaatggcttcagAATTTAAAGACTTGTGAGCTATATACATCCTGCAATTTTCTTAGTGAGGCTGTACTTTGGTTTACAGAAAAGAAGATTTCTACACTGCAATACATCTAAGTGGTTGGGACTCACAAGGACTAGGTGTGGGAGAAGTTAAACCACAGTAGACTAAGGGCTAGTGATATAGCTCGGTGGTACAACACTTATGTAGTATTCAAATGGCTGAGTTCAATCAATCTTCAGTACAACAAAAAGTCTAGCTAATCCCCTTTTCTAAAAATGTCAcctttgggccagagagatggcttggtggttaacatgcttgcctgcaaagcctgaggaaccaggttggattctccaggtcccacattagccagatgaacatggtggcacatgcatctggagttcatttacagtggctagaggccctggtacacccattctctctctctctctctctctaacaagtaaatcaaaatacaatcttttttaaaaaaaagtcaccttTGCCATAGAATTTAATGAACCTCTCTTTTCAGTCAACTCAATTAGTAAAAGCCTCCAGAGAACACATCAAGGGTGTAAGTGAGCTGTAGTCATGAAGGAATAATCTAATGAACCAGGTGACATTCATAATTAGACACACAGGGAACTGTGCAAATCCACTAAACCCTAGTTATGTAAGAAAGACGTTgtacactgcaagctttaaatttggctagccaggccaaatgagccaacaggtgcaatagtggcatgtctgttatggggtaaaccaaccgccctttaatttgactgcaggcctgctccatgggagggaatgcatctctgatactgaaaacttaaaacaggagtagttaggagcccttggggtgtaacgtctgctggtgtctggaaaaatgtatatattatgctcatcaaactgcccagtaagcacttctcttaatgttcatagtcatatgttaatactactctcatgtttggttagagaagcttctcttctcagatgtcagtgaccttgggatgattcagagagcatcatggtgctaagaagaggtgacagaggagtgctcagcattgaaacatctctatcacaccttccaaggctcagtgtccattgtggaagaagtggcagaaagaatgtgagagccaaaggaagggtaggaatcctgacaacatgctccccccagacacaaaatggcccagatatccatgacctcactgacactacctacacaagaccatcataataggagaaaaatatgatgacagcaaaataaaagagagactgattgagagggggaggggatatgatggagggtggagtttcaaaggggaaagtgtgaggaggaagggaattaccatgggatattgtttacaattatggaaactgtcaataaaaaaataaacaaataagtaaaaaaaaaaaaaaagagaaagaaagaaagaaagacatcatAGTGGACCATGCAGAGGTATTTTGACAACTTGGGAATGAATGTTTTGctctgactaggttttcagagggggctggagagatggctcagcacttaaagcctaataacaacctgggtttgattccccggtacccacataaagccacatgcacaaagtggcacatacatctggagtttatttgcagcagttggaggctctggggtacccattctctctcttcctctccttgcaaataaatataaaaaattaacacaaataataaaataaactctcCAGGGCTGTGGTTCTCACATGGATTAAGGCCTTATTCATATAACTGTTAGGACTTCtaatttacaggggctggagagatgtcttagcagttaagacacttgctttcagagcctaacgacccgagttcagttccccagtacccacgtaaatccagatgcacaaagtcgtgcatgcatctggagtttctttgcagtggttggaggcccttgcgcacacaattctcccttcctccctatctccttgcaaataaatattttaaagctcaTCTAAATTGGTTTTCAGAGAATGACATTTTGAGCATGTTCAAAGCACTCTAGTATGCTTCAGGACATTTTATAGTGAAGCTGTAAATAGACTGATTCACTATTTTATTCACTATTGATTTTTCTAAGGCCAAAGAAAATGAGAGTAAAGGGgttgctattttttctttttttaaaatgagggtaATACATGtcatgtctctttttaaaattttatttttatttttcatttacacACAGAtgcctctcccccctcctctgccCCATTCATTGTCTTCCTTTTTAGAACAAGATTCCACTGTCATGTTTGCTGAAGCACAATGACCAAGAAATGGAAACAGTGGTCAGTTGTTGATGGGTGTATAGAGCAAattccatgcatacacacaatatAATACTTTGCAGACAAAAGCAATTAAGTCCTGTTATGTCCAATATCCCCTACGTCAAGTCTAAAAATCTCAAAAAGATGAGAGTAAGCCgagcgtagtggtgcacgcctttaatcccagcactctggaggcagaggtaggaggattgccatgagttcgaggccaccctgagactacatagtgagttccaggtcagcctgggccagagttagaccttacctctaaaaactttaaaaaaaggtgaGAGTAGACTAATGTGTGCCAAAGACTGGGAAGCTATGTGTCCAGGGGTGAGGAGTGCATAGGAACACTAATTAATGTGTGCTACATTAAGAGTTAGAAGCTCACATTCTGTGTTGTCCTATCACATGATGGCTACAGCTAATATACTGTACACCCCCAAAAGAAAGGAGTTTGGATACTTATAAAGAATTGAATacttaacccaggcccagaaagccaagcgccacatgttctctctctatgtggatcctagctacagatgattgggcttctgcgtgagaatgaaaatacttagtagcagaggccagtaagttaaaaaggagacataaagggaagagaaaggaagggaggaggatacttaataggttgatattgtatatatgtaattacaatgattgtaatggggaggtaatatgatggagaatggaatttcaaatgggaaagtgtgggggtggggagggagggaattaccatgggatatattttataatcatggaaaatgttaataaaaattaaaaattaaaaataaaaataaaagaattgaatACTTGAGGATATGGCCATGTTTAACTTGATCTGAACTTTACACCATGTGACCCTGTGTCAAAATATCTCAAGATATCCCATTAAGGTATCTAGCTCTTGTTTTGATATATTTGgttggaaaattaaaaaataaaataaaaaatggaggttaagaaagaaaagactatgaagtaaaaggggaaaaaaaagtcctttgTCACTGTATAGCTGTTGTGGAGATGGCTTTCTTGACTGTTGGGCTCTCAGGCTGACTCCTAAGCACACTGTCCTCCAAAATGCAGAGGCTCTGCCCATGATACAATGGCCCCATGGGGTACCTGAGTGGGCATCAACGGTCTGTGGACCCTCACTTCCAATTCAAGGTGATAGTCCCATTTTTGTTAATAAGTTAGGTCTATATGCTCTGGCTCTTGGGGTGGAAATGAGGAGGGGGTCCACAGACCTTCCTGCCCCCCAGGTTTGCTGGTTTTAACTTCTCTAGGATATAAAAACGTTACTCTAGGTCACTCACCCTCAGAGCTCTCAAACGTTCCAAACCAGGGCTGGTCAAAGACTTTTAGATTAATGGGAAGCCTCAGGAATGCCCGGGcatattttaagttttcttcAAGACTGTGGTTCAGGTAACTGTTAGGacttctaacttaaaaaaaaaaaaaaaagcacaaatatCTGTTTTAGCTGCATGTCACCAACATCTATTTTAAGAATATTGTAAGGTTTCTGGGGCAAAGGAGGGGGTACCTAGACCAGTGAAAGCATCTCTTTACTCAAGACTTATAACCCTAGTTCTGCCTTTTCAGGACTACAAAGAACAGGCAATCAAAAGTGCACACTCTACCTCTGGCTAGTGAAAAGCATACCATCCTCTGAATCAACCCCAGGTTCTTTTGGGGGGCACCACTTGGAATTGTGCTCCATGTTGCTATGCAAGGGCAGGGAATAAGTAGGCATCAGTATGAGTCAATTATATTCATTCTAGCATTCTGTAAAgcactcagaaaagaaaaataactcagGTGCAACCTGCAGCCCACAGCCTTATTCAGAAAAAGAACacctttaaaaagtgtttttaaaagagaaagggccaggtgtggtggcgcacacctttaatcacagcacttgggaggcagaagtagggagaccaccatgagtttgaggctaccctgagaatatatagtgaattccaggtctgtgtggactagagtgaaaccctacctcaaaaaaaccaaaaaggagagagagagagagagaaagagagagagagagagaacacgcgctagctcaatggtagaatgaTTGCCTATCTTAGGAACAACATATTGAGAGACAGaatagaaacagggagagagcgagagtgtGCGAGCAAGCACATAGAGTCTCATTTGGTTAAGATATTTAAAACAGTTTAGGAGAATTATTCTACCACACACTAAAATAGAAGGTCCAACTCTACTTCAAAATAGAAagacagagctggagagttggcttagccgttaaggtgtttgcgtgtgaagccaaaggacccaggtttgatcctctggtatccatgtaagccagaggcacaaggtggcacatgtgcctggagtttgtttgcagtggctggagtccctagcacacccattctctctatctgcctatctgtcactcttaaataaataaaatatttacaaaagaaaacccaaaatagAAAGATAAATGAGTGTGATTTGTGATCTTAACCGTGGGTATCATTAAAATGCGAGGACCAGGTATATGCCCATGAGTTCTGATGAGGTGAACTCTCAGGTAGTAACAAGTAATGAAAAAGCagttacagccgggcgtggtggcgcacgcctttaatcccagcactcgggaggcagaggtaggaggatcgctgtgagttcaaggccaccctgagactacagagttaattccaggtcagcctggaccagagtgagaccctacctcgaaaaaaccaaaaaaaaaaaaagaaaaagcagttaCAAGTCTATGTGAAGATTACTGAAGATTACTACAGGATGGAATTCAGCTACTTACCAGACTCAAGAAAATATCTTCTCACATAGATATGAATAAACTTTGTTGCaaagtgaaggagaaagaaaaccacCATGGCTATGAAGGCCCTGTTTTATGTTCACTGTCAAATCCAGACACTACAAGAAAACTAACATTCAAAAAGTacatgctgggctagagagatggcttagtggttaagtgcttgcttgtgaagcctaaggaccctggttcaaggctcaatttcccttgtgccagatgcacaagggggcatacgcatctggaattcgtttgcagtggctgtcatctctccagcccctatattacatctttttaaaaaataattttcaaaaaaaaataattttcatttatttatttgtatgtgaatgtgtgtacatGGTCATGCTACAGCATGCATatgaagatcagaggacaacctcaggtgttggttcTGTCCCTCCATCTGTCATGAGACGGGATCTCTCTTGACTCTTGTTCTGCTGCTGAGAAAGCCACACTCAGTAGCTTGCTACCTCTGGggttctctcactctgcctcccattgccataggtgtgctgagattacaaacatcAATACCACGTTTGCAGTAGTGTTTTTTTGCAGTagtagttttatgtgggttctggggtttcAGACTCCAGTCAGCAGACCTATGGAGCAAGTGCCTTTCgccagaaccatctccccaaaccctacATTACATTGTTAAAGGCCTAAATTATGGATTTTGCTCAAAGTCATCTTTTAGTAATTTAATTAGAAGAATTCAGTAGAAAGCAAATATCTGACCAATGAATGAGATGGTAGGAATTAGAGTTCCTTAGATTTTGTGCACCAGAAGTCAGAATTCACAAAGACAAACAGAAGTAACCAATTCAGGGCTACAGCCAATTTGAAAGTCTTCGAAAATCAAAACTCTGGCCTATTATTTCCTGATTCATATCGTACCAAAatgatgggggtgggggtaagGGCAACGGAAGGAATGCAGGCACCGGCCAGTGAGCCACAACCCCTCTGAGTTGCCAAGGTGAAGCAAGCAGGTAGGCTGACTTTGGAAATCTCAAACCAAGAACCACCAAAAAGTTCAGTTTTTTCAACAGTTCTTACTGTTTGTCCAgaataaagaggaaaagaaaatgtgagaacTTTTGAAGGGACATAAACCTCGAAGCAGGCAACTGATGGCAAACCAATTTAATCATCTCATTATGGGCCAGAGAGAAAACAGTGTTCTAAGTCCACTCCCTTCTCTACCTGCCAAGAGGCTGAAATAACACAAGCCCAAAGACGTGCGTGGATGCCTTTCCAAGCCTTGTGATTTACAGAGTGCAAACCGCAGCACCATGTGGCTAGAAATTAGGGACTGCATCCTAAATTCATAAACTGTGAGAGCCTTCACAGGACTGTTCCCACTTGCCACTTTAAAACGCAGTTGCTCCGTGAACACTGATGGCGTAGTGACCCAATCTACTACTGCCTTTTCTCATGGGACGTCTAGGGAAGAATGTATGTATTAGAACAGAGAAAAAGTGACTTCAATTACACATCTTCTCCTCAGAAAACCAACAAGGAGCCtggcgaggtggtgcatgcctttagtcccagcactcgggaggcagagatgggaggtatcatcaagagttcgaggccaccctgagacaacatagttaattccaggtcagcctggaccagagtgaaaccctacctcgaaaaacaaaaacaaaaaacaaaaagaaagaaaaccaacaagGAACCCCAATACATTAGTCAACAAAAATATATTCGTCATACTTACTTGTATCTCAGAAACAGCCACTGGGTGACCCATAATCCAAATAATATAATCCCATTTATTTCTGATACAGAAAATGCCCATTTCACCCGATCGATGTAATCAAAAAACTTGTCTGGGAGTGGAGGGCTGAGCTCCTTGGGAGGGACCCTCTCATGCACAACTGTGATCATGACAGTCGTCAAGACAAGGTTGAAGAGTGCATACACTAAGGCGATGCCTGTTTTCCACCACTCGAGGGGAAACTTGTTCCTGGAGTCAGTGGGCATAGCAATTTGGATGTAGTCCGGGTACTTTTTGGCGCCCTTTCGCAACCCACTGGATATGCTCTTAGGTTTACCATTGCCACTTTTGGTTTCTTCTTCAACAGGCTCAGCTGGACTCGTGTAAGTGTTTGTAGCATcactggtttgattttccaaatGTTCTTCAAGTTTTGCTGTCTCTATGACATCCATCGTACCCAGTCTTTCAGATCAAAACAAAGGTGATAAAGTTCTTGTTCGTTGTGGAAACTTAACTTTTTTAGATCCTTCTGTTCCCAAGGTCAACATGGACTCTCAGCATTGGTTCGATATACTCATAAAGGCAGAAGCGGGCCGTCTGGGTCCCCGTGTTCCCATGCAGGGATCTCCTGTATCGGTACCACATTCACGGCAGGACTCTCCTTCCCTCCGAAGGCGTTACCATCCCTCCTAGGAACAAAACAAAGCTAAGATCAGAAACTATGCTTGTCCAATTACCAACCATCCGAAACAAGACATTCTcaaaataaggaaacaaatacCATAGTTGTTTGCTGTACAAAGATATCATCAGCAGTTAGTGTTGCTGAAATCGAATTTATTTACAAAGTATAGAATAATTCATCTTGGAATCAGTGCCTACTTGTGAACAAATTTCAGTATAAATAGGAACATTTTAACAATtctctttaaatttctttaaataaaagccAGGACCTAACATTGTAAACACTTCAGTGGACACAATTACATGTTGCTAACCATGAAGTCATAATAAGCTACAAGCTGCCCAGAGCTCACATCACTCCTGCTTGACACTGGATCCTTTCTAGGAGCTTAAAGGAGTCACTGGACAGTAGACATGGTAGCTCACATCTATAAATAACCTCAACACTCataaagctgaggcaggagtattactgtgagttcaaagccaccttgggctatatagcaagttcctgACCATCCTGTATTAGTATGAAACAATGTCTTAAGAAAACTcaggaaaagaaattttaaaactcGTGAATTACAGTCATGCATGGAATCACATACCCTACATTTGCTGAGAGTCCaccttctaatttttattttaaaatcttcagtcacgccaggcatggtggcgcatgcctttaatcccagcacttgggaagtagaggtaggaggatcactgtgagttcaaggccaccctgagactacatagtgaattctaggacagcctgggctagagtgaaaccctacctcaaaaaaacaaacaaacaaaaaaaaccccaaacaaacaaaacaaaaaaaaacaaaactctagtcatggctggagagagagatgggtttagcagttagagcacttgcttgcaaagccaaaggacccaggttcaatttcccagtagccacataaagccagttgcataagatggcacatgcaactggaggccctggcatatccattctctctctctttccatatatatatatatatatatatatatatatatatatatatatatatatacacacatatatacatatatatatatatacatatatatatacacacatatatacatatatatatatatacatatatatacatatatatatatgactacctttctctttctgtgtttaaAAAACTGTAGACCTTTTAGTGACTATGTTTAAGAATAGTTTTCAGAGCAACACATTCAAGATATGTCAAATGACACTGCCTTGGTTTACCCCTTTACATTCAGGAGAACAGCCTGTGCACAGAGTTAGCAGCCTTCAAATTAACAGTAAAAATATCCATGAGACATAGCTATGTCTCATTCAGGAAACAATTAGAAGTACTTGAGGGGTTAGTCTAATTTACCACAACTGGTATGGTGACTAGTAATTAACACAATCTGACGCAGCCATTGCAAGGTCCACAAACACCTGGCATCCAGAGGTCCCGTGCAGGGCACTTACCGTGGCACTGCTGAGCAAACGCACCATTGACTTAAGTGCTACCGGCTCCAAGGAGCGGAGGGCTCTGCACCCCTCAGAGCTGCACCGAGCGCTCCTTTATACTAGCGGGCACCATGGCCCAGCTGTTCTCAATTTAGGAAAGTATGTTAGTAATGCTCCAAAACCAGCCACCTGAAGAGGTTTTCAAAACTTGTAATTAGTCCCCACCCGGAGTACAGTTCAGCTTACTCCTTTCAATTTTCAAGGCTTCCCATCTCGGGAAACATCCAATGTGACAACTATGACTTTATTTagttgaagaaaaaggaaaaaaaaattaaaatgacacaGCGAATATGGCAAACAATTACAAGAGGATGTTGTTTTCCTACATGTCCCAGTACTGAGGAATATGAAGaggaaattaaaaacagaaaacactggATCATTCAGCCAGGAACTGCCAGTCTCACTGAAGACATGGAGACTTAGCAAGACTGGGAGGCCGGGGAAGTGTCATACTGGCAAAGGACAAGTGGTGTACCGTCCACTCCTCAGAGAAAGGATGAGTGGCCAAGAACTGTCACTCACTTGCAacatctctccctcttcctattCCTttcaaaagcccccccccccccgcagcatTCAAGAGGAACCCCACTGTTCCTCCAGCCTGAGGGATGTTCTGCCCAGTACCCTCTAGAGCACAGTGTAATGAAGCCTCAGTAAGAGAATTACTACAGCAGATTTCTGACCCCTCCGACCACTGCTTCTAAGGCCCGCACACGGCCATCGCCTGTTTCTATCAACTCTAGCCTAGTCCGCTCACATCCTCAGTCCTTCACATAGGCTGGTGTTCAAATGTGGAGGCTTCATCAGTGCCAGGGGGGCTTTATAAGGTAGCTGCCTTGTTCTAGAACACAGAATGTGGGACAGAAGACATTCCAAttgcctttttgctttgttttgttttgtttgaggtagggtcttgctcaagaccagtctgacctgaagttcactatgtagtctcagggtggcctcaaaaactcatggtgaccctcctacctcttctgggattaaaggtgtgtacaccaCACCCGGTTCCCAATtgccttcttttgtttgtttttagaggaagCACTCAAGCATTCACCTCAGGGACTACCAAGAGGATGACTGAAATAATTAATCATGAAAGAGGTTTGTGCCCCTGGGAGAAGCCCTTGGTGAATACAATGCCTGTTCATTGTCATTAGTGGTTGAATTGATACTTTCCTTGGGATTTCATTAAGATTAAATACACAGAACATATTCATCTGTGCTACCAATCTCAGTGTCAAAATCTGGCAGGAAGATGATGGGTACAACATGCATATTCTTACAGGTGGCTGTTCCTCTTCCAGCCTCCAAGAAAGCGACCAAAGCTAAAACGGTTCCTGGCAACAGTGGCAATTCCTTTAGTTCGTCCACTTGGGCCACCCTGTCCGAGCACAGAGCACATGCCCAGGTCTTCAAGTTCCTCTTATGTTGCAAAATATTGTATGTCAACTTAGAGAAGACTGCTCAAGGCCCCTGTGAACTCATCTCCTTTGTGAAAGCAAATACAATttcttttggtatgttgtttGAAACAATAAACCAGGATAGAGTATAGGAAGTTAAGGATGGTTTAAAATTAGAAAGAGATTGTAATAAAATATACCTTAaatacagagccaggcatggtggcgcacacctttagtcacagcacttgggaggcagaggtaggaggatcactgtgaattcaaggccaccctgagataacatagtaaattccaggtcagcctgagctagagtgaaaccctaccttgaaaaaccaacaaaacaaaacaccataaaTACAACATTTTAAAACAGTGAGCATCCTGAGTGAAGCCACAGGATCATTTGATAAAATTCGACATTCACTGTATTTTGCAGGGGGAAAGTACCCACTGGTAGGGGTGGTAGAATTTATAGCTATGCTCACTCAATGTCTGTATCATAAGTTCAGTTGTGGATTATGTTCTCTAAAATGTTGTGAAGAGCCCTCCCCACCGGTGCTTCCTGTatactcttaaaatattttatttatttatttgcatgcagagagagagaaaatgggcattccagggcctctagccactgtaaaagaattccagaagtatgtgtcactttgtgcatctggctttatgtgggtacttggaaatcaaactcaggtcattaggctttgaggtcaagcaccttaacttccattatgctttttttttttttttaaataacttccaTTATACCTTTGACTTTAGAACCTTTTGTCAAATTTTAGGAAAACACATACTTAGACATCATTATGGTCCCATGTTTTACTTCTGTCATGTCTA contains:
- the Sgms2 gene encoding phosphatidylcholine:ceramide cholinephosphotransferase 2 yields the protein MDVIETAKLEEHLENQTSDATNTYTSPAEPVEEETKSGNGKPKSISSGLRKGAKKYPDYIQIAMPTDSRNKFPLEWWKTGIALVYALFNLVLTTVMITVVHERVPPKELSPPLPDKFFDYIDRVKWAFSVSEINGIILFGLWVTQWLFLRYKSIVGRRFFFIIGTLYLYRCITMYVTTLPVPGMHFQCAPKLNGDSQAKIQRILRLISGGGLSITGSHILCGDFLFSGHTVTLTLTYLFIKEYSPRHFWWYHLVCWLLSAAGIICILVAHEHYSVDVVVAYYITTRLFWWYHSMANEKNLKVSSQTNFLSRAWWFPIFYFFEKNVQGSIPCCFSWPLSWPPGCFKSSCKKYSRVQKIGEDNEKST